The following nucleotide sequence is from Oncorhynchus clarkii lewisi isolate Uvic-CL-2024 chromosome 6, UVic_Ocla_1.0, whole genome shotgun sequence.
CATATTCATTGTCAGGTTCCTCTTATTTGTCTGGTTACTGGGCTGTGTTTTCCTCTTATCATACAAAACGTGTGTGTGACCAGAGATGTCTCAGACCTGTGAGATGTCATCCAGCAGGGCTTTGTAGAGTCTCTGCACCGTGTAGGCATGCATCTCCACACTGTTGGTGATGAGCTGGATGAGGTTGGGGACAGAGTCGTCTCGGACATAGCTCCCCGCCTGGACACAAAAAGGTgttgttaaaaataaaaacatctcaaaatggacaatgagGCAAATGATAATTTTGTATCGGGACAGCGACAAAAACAATTTCAAGCCTAGACACCAAGAGTCTAAGACGGTAAAAAGCAGCTGTTGTCAGACATGATGAGATCATCATTTGCAGTTCAGTCGATGGATCACTCAAGGATTCGTCACTCAACAGTCAAgcataattatttattttaccatcTGTGCAGAGAAAAGTATTTGATGAAATTATACATATACCGTTGTCAGGACTCTCATGATGGTGTCAATGTGCCATCTTTTTGAAGGCGCATACCTGTGAAACAGAACACGCATCAGTCACCTCTGCATTACACTGAGTGGAGGATCATATTACCATGAACTGAAAAAAGTTGGCCTGAGGTTGATGCTGTCAGAAAATATATAGTATCAACAATGTCATGCTCTGACGATGGATCACTCATTTTTTCATCACACAGCATTTTAGTAAGTAAGCCACATACACATTAACCGAAGGATGCAGAAACAATAGTTAATCATTGGAGGTGCTTGAGGCCACTGGCTGTAATCTATTCTCTAAGCCTACATTCCTAATGCAAGGAAACTGAGGCATTCAGTGTGAACAGCCCACATGCAAAAACGACTGCTGCCATGGCCTCTCATGCAATCACTACTAATCCTTCTATTACTTCTCGAACCACGACTACAACTGCTGAGCAACGGCCAATACAAACAAAATGAGGTGGTAAAGACCTACAAGCTACGGGATAATGTTGAGAACGGTTTCACATGGTCCTTCTGATTGGCAAAGACTGATCTCTACGGATCTTCCAGCTCTAACTGGACCACACCCGAGCCTTACTTCTCTGCAGCCAGGAAGACTCCGGACGCACAGTCCGCTTTGAATTCTGGGTCACAGGAGTCCAGGAAGTAGAGCAGCTCCTTCATCATGCCTCGGATGTTGTTCCCATTCACCAGGGCGAAGCTCAGCTCCATCGCACGCCTAGGGAGGAAAATGGGATGACGATAAGACAAGGAAATCTCTACATCTTCTGACCCTTACTTTGTGCAGAaatgtatgtacagtgactaGCAGTGTGTTATGTACtaatgtctatactgtatgtcactcatGTTCTCCTCATTTGGGTGTAGGTCTCACCTCTTGATGGACACATCCAGGTCTTTTAGACAGTCCACAATGGTGCTCCGATGCCTCTGCACTGCATTGTGGTCCGTCTGTACAGTCTTCAGTAGGGACGTCAGTGCCACATATCTTGAGGGTGGACAAAAAGACACCATAAAAGTGTTATATTACCTGGGACTTTGATGACCTATGTTCAGATCATTCAATTAATTAGTTCCCCAAGTGTGTTACTTACCTAATATTTTTGTCATTGTTGAGAAGGAAGCGCCCCAGTATGTTGATAGCCAACACCCTCAATCCACTTTCTGACTTGATGTCCATTATGGTCAGTACTGTCTCGTAGAGGATTGCATTGCCTACATTTTTACTTGTCTCGGTGTTGGTTGCCACCTACAAGGGCGAAGAAACCATTAGTCTGATTGTATAAGGCCATATCTCTAGGGGTAGTAAGCCTAGAGTACTATTAATTAACCTATATTCTCACCTGTGCAAGAATGTCATTCATTGCTTCACTTGAGTCATCATCACTCCTGCCCAGAATTCGCAATAGTCTCAATATCCGCACCTGCAACGAGGTCAAGGGGCATCACTGACTGGCCTAGCCAAGTTTGTTACAGAAGATCAAATGATTGGAACAAAAACACAAGGTTAAAGGTCTCACCTGCAGGAAGGGGTCACTGATGCCAGACACATCATGCTCAGGAGAGTAACCAGACATGATCAGGTTCTTCAGGATTCTCACCAGCTGTGGAACCAACTACAAAAGaccaacaggagaggaggggtacCATCAAGGGTCAAGGTCTTTATTTCTAAGGAATCAGTGTCCAACCGTGTTACTGAAATAACTTAACAAACTATTTTGTAGAATGTGCAGTTATTCTTTACATTCTCTTGATTTAATCGTCAATGTAACTTACATTTCTGGGTTATGGTAATCAAGACAGCATTGATTGTATGAAAACATTCAGTTAGGATGTTGGGTGTTAAAAAGCTAATTGAATTGTGATGTCACATTCAATCACATCTGGATGAAATTTAACCTGAATCATAATTCTCACCAGGAATGCTAGGCAAGAATATTCATAGACAATTTGCATCAATGCGAATATATGTTTCTGAAATATATATTTGTACCCATACAGACATAAAACCATCAGTGTCTAGTGAAAACACCTGAGGTCATTAATTGAAAACAGACCCATCATGTTGTTTTCAACATACGGTGATCAAATGAGTTACACATTAGGTTGATGATGGCACATTGACAATAGTGAGAGATGTCTaagaaacattttttaaatcctgTCATGATATCAAGAGAGAACACCAACGTATAACCGCTGTAAAAGTCAAAATCAAAATGACAAAAAGGAACTTTACGGAACACAGGTTTGATTACATCTACAGTGACCGTGTGATTACTAGTTACAGCATGCACCAGCTATGAAACCAGAATGTACTCTTACCTTCTCATTCTAACACAATGCAGGAATTGTAACAGACAAATGACAGAAAAAATATGAGGTAGATGTTAGGGAAGATTCACTTTTAGAGAGCTCAAAGTCATGTTCTGATCATGAACATGAGGGGTGGGAGACTGGCTCAAGGTTGTTATGGCTAAGGGAAAGAGGTACAGAGCCACTAGAGATACAGCAAGGAAAAAAGCGAGGCAAGGAGATACGACTGAGACATAGGCCTACTATGAATGTAGAGCAAACCTTAAGGGAAAATGTAATCCAAGGATTCAAAAGGCAAAATATGTTTGAAGTATATCCAAAACAGTCATAGTGAAAGGAAAATGAGTACTAAGAAAGAATGAAATGTAGAGTGAGCTTAGGACAAATGCTTAATTAACTCCCTAAAGATTTGATGACGTGTTACGCTGTTACCCAAAAACTCTTGATAGCAGTAATTTCACTAATTAGATTGTGGCTAGCCATACCTTTCTGAAGTGTAAGAGCATGTCAGGACTTCTTTCACACATTTCAGTGAGGAGGACAACAGAAGTGTGGAGAACACCTTAAGGAGACAAAGAGAAACTAGTTGTTTGAAAAAAGGTCAACAAACAGCATCCCTGAAGGACAGTAGAAGCTCACAAAATGTGCACAAATTACCTTGCCAATTCCCTGGGAGTCAATGTCTTAGCAATGTCACAGCATTGTTACTAAAATAAGGAACATAGTCTATGGGGAAGCTGTTTGCTGGTTCCGTTGTGGTTTCTAATCTGGATTCTCACTCTTAGTAAGTGTCAGTTTAACGTCATTAAGCCCAAAATTTAGCAATACAAAGACAACTACAGGTATGTATCTAGCATCAACTTACCCTCCCCAAATCCTTACCTTGACCATTGAGGGGAAAAACACAAAACTGAACTTAGTTTTCTATGGGCAACTTCATCTATCGAACTCATTTAGAAACATATTCGTAGCAATAACATTGGTTCTGACAAGAGCATCACTTTAGAAAGCTGTCAGAACATCAGCCATTGTACTATGACAACCATCAGTGTCTAGTGAAAACACCTGAGGTGATCAATTGAAAACTGTGAAGGACGCAGCAGCTCCACAGCTCATCAGGAAACAGTCAATAATCCAGCTCTGTTCACTGAAGGACATTTCAACTGTATAGAGGGCACCAGTCCAATTTTCCCTTTGAAGGACACAGCATCTCCATTTTATCTGAGTGACCAAACCCAATGCTCTCTGTGCAGGACATAGTTGCCCACAGCCCCCTGTTGTCTCACCGTGGTTCTTCTCGCTCAGCAGGTTTTTTGTGGCTGGGAGGAACATCTCCATCAACTCTGGGACCTTCCTGATGACGTGGACTGCACACAACGCCGCCTGGGGAGAAAACTCTAATGTTTTCCAAAATGCTCAACTATGACATGCTAACACAGACCTGCCAACCTTAAATTATTTTTATGAGGCAACACCCACACTGCTCAAATCATAAGAAAAtgcactttttgttgttgttgtgcctAACAACGATTTTGGCAGAAGACAGTCTCAGTAGGAATGTTAGGCTATAGACTTATGGGTACTTGGCTGCTCTTCAGTATCTAAccagaaatgtgtttacatttcTAGGGGGGAGTATAGGGGAGATCAGGAAGTTGGAGCATTTTGCATTTTTGAAAAACATTTAACTGACATttcctgaacaaaaatataaaatgcaacatataaagtgctggtcccatgatCTGAAATTAAAAAAATGTTCCATACCACAAAAAGctttttctctcaaatttgtttacatccctgttagtgagcatttctcctttgtcaatgtaatccatccacctgacaggtgaagCATATCAAGAGGCAGATTAAACAGCACGatgattacacaggtgcaccttgtgctgggtacaatgAAAGGctactaaaatgtgcagttatgtcacaacacaatgccacagatgtcaagttGAAGGCGCATGCAATatgcatgctgattgcaggaatgtctaccagagcttttgccagagaattttatgttcatttctctaccataagccacctccgtcgttttagagaatttggcagtatatccaaccagcctcacaaccacagaccaagtgtaaccataacgcctccacatccggcttcttcacctgcgggatcgtctgaaaccagtcacccggacagctgatgaaactgaggagtatttctgtctgtgataaagctcttttgtggggaaaaacatattctaattggctgggcctagctccctagtgggtgggcctagctctcaagtgggtgggcctatgccctctcatggctgtgcccctgcccagccatgtgaaatccatagattacacAGAAGTCTCCGAAATCAAATTGCGGTGGTCTCAATGACACTCACATTTTTCTAGGTTACAGGCTTTTTTGATTATTCTAATTAATAAGTGTCTTTATGTGGATAGTCTAGTAAAAATGTAAACTGGCTCCTTAAATTTTGTTTGGGGAGAACATTTAGAATAAGAGAATAATTAAATTACTGGATGTAATGTAGTCTAGCTTACTGTAGGCTATTTGCAATATTAAACAACTGAACAAGGTCTATATCAGTTTGTTTCAGATCTCCATCCTTGACCTCATCCATCAAGGTCTGACTACTAGGCTACCATCAATCAACATGCCTTGTCATTGGTTAACTGATCACTATCACAACATTATCTACTGTTGACATACAGCTGGATCAAGAGGCCAGATAAACAACTGATTAAATCAACATAGGCCTACTAAATCTTAACACAGTCTAATATAACTTTCTGTGAAGGACGGTATTAGCAGAACAGCTCTCTGCCATGTCTGTTGACTAAACACTGTAGCTAACTACATTTGTCTTGATGTAGAAGGAGCTAACTACGAAATAGTGGTTGTGTGCTTGACTAACACATATACACTTTCCAAAGTTGTTCGTTGAATAGTTGGTTCTCCATTTTCCCTACCCTTTGTCGTCACACATCAGCGGTATCAACGGACAAAGTGGAGAGCTGCCATTCACTACGACTATGGGGAGTGGGCCAGAGTGGAAAGCTTGAGATTTTTTCTCCTCGCCCAAGTCCTGATTGGCTCAGCTCCAACTTCAGACGGTTGTACCAATAGAAGCTTATTTTGGGGTACTTTTTCGTACCAGCATACTTTTACCTCAAATTGTGTGCATGTTATGTAAAACGAGTGCAGGTTGGCAGGTCTGCTCACAAACTTTAAACTGATCACCTGACTAACACTTCTTTGTAAAGAGTGGATGTGGGCTAGGTGAGAATGAGGTACCTTTTTCCTCAGGTAGGAGTTGGAGGTTTTGAGCAGCTTCTCCACCTCTCCAGCCAGGTCTCGACACATCTCCGAGGAGCCCATGCAGCCCAGGGTACACAAGGCCAGGCCCTGGACATACTGTGTGCTGTGATTCAGATCACTGAGGAAGGACAGGGGGAAGAATGAGTGGACAGCAGATAATAATAACTTTATTTATATAGCGTATAAAGTAAGTGCTTCACATCATAAAATAAAAGTACTAGCAAATAAATAAAGACAGGAGGAAGGAGAATGAAAAAAGATAACCAATTAAAATCATGCACTTTTATAAAGATGCTTTTAATGTGTCTTTAAAAAGGGATTTAAAAACAGGCACTGAATCTTCAAGCCTGATCTCTGACAGTCAATTCCAAAGTCTAAGGGTCTTAATGGCAAATGCCTTTTGTTTTCAACCTAGACTTTGGAATGTGTCTGTATCCCCGTTCATAGGGAGATAATAGATCAGAAATATAGGATGGCACTGGTATGtagaagagaaagaggaaagacGTAGAGAAAACAATATAAGGAAGAGGTGGGTAAAAGGGAAGACGAAGGATAGAGCAGGGTTTACAGGAAAGAAGAAAAATGTGCACGAGAGCAAGAGATTGAGAAAAAGGGTGCAACAGCTGGTCCGGCAGGTTATGGGGCTGTTTCCGTATCCAACATCAGAAGCACACGCTGCTGGCAAAGGCACCACTCATGAGTAACATTTCTGGCAGTAACAGAACACTGGTGTTGGTGCACATCACCACCTCCTGCAGCACAGCTCTTATCTCTACTCCCACACTACAAATAAGCAGCTGTTCCTGTCAGGATAGTGTGTTTGAGCCAATGCGGTTCTGGCCTGCCTTACTTCTTGATGCAGTTTGTCATTAGTAGATGGACGTCCTGCCTCTCGTCCAACAGTAGCATGGCTCCCAAGTACCCTATCCGTTTGTCAGTGAACTTCTGGGATGCAATCAACTTCAGGCACTCCAGCTGGAAAACAaaactcatcaaatcaaattctatttgtcacatgtgccgaatagaacaggtagaccttacagtgaaatgcttacttacaagcccttaaccaataatgctttaaaaaatatacaaagtgttaagtaaaaaaaattaaataaaagtaacaaataattaaaatagcagcagtaaaataacaagcaaggctatatacagggggcaccggttagtcaaggtaatatgtacatgtaggtagagttaaagtgactctgcatagataataaacagagtagcagcagcgtaaaagaggggtctgggtagccctttgattagctgttcaggagtcttatggcttggaagaagaagctgttaagaagccttttggacctcgactgggtgctccggtaccgcttgccgtgaggtagcagaaagaacagtctataactggggtagctggagtccttgacaatttttagggccttcctctgacaccgcctgatatagg
It contains:
- the LOC139411460 gene encoding AP-1 complex subunit gamma-1-like isoform X2 — its product is MPAPIRLRELIRTIRTARTQAEEREMIQKECAAIRSSFREEDNTYRCRNVAKLLYMHMLGYPAHFGQLECLKLIASQKFTDKRIGYLGAMLLLDERQDVHLLMTNCIKNDLNHSTQYVQGLALCTLGCMGSSEMCRDLAGEVEKLLKTSNSYLRKKAALCAVHVIRKVPELMEMFLPATKNLLSEKNHGVLHTSVVLLTEMCERSPDMLLHFRKLVPQLVRILKNLIMSGYSPEHDVSGISDPFLQVRILRLLRILGRSDDDSSEAMNDILAQVATNTETSKNVGNAILYETVLTIMDIKSESGLRVLAINILGRFLLNNDKNIRYVALTSLLKTVQTDHNAVQRHRSTIVDCLKDLDVSIKRRAMELSFALVNGNNIRGMMKELLYFLDSCDPEFKADCASGVFLAAEKYAPSKRWHIDTIMRVLTTAGSYVRDDSVPNLIQLITNSVEMHAYTVQRLYKALLDDISQQPLVQVSSWCIGEYGDLLVSGQCEEEEPIQVTEDEVLDVLEGLLVSNLSTPVTRGYSLTAIMKLSTRFSSVNRIKKVVSIYGSSIDVELQQRAVEYNALFKKYDHMRPALLERMPIMEKTASNGPTEIMQTNGETEPSVPDTKHLPLVTQPANQANDLLDLLGGNDVVPVIQTTLPTKPASAGGELLDLLGDLSLSAIPPMTAYSKNGLKIEFTFERANPNPNIAVITIHATNTTEADMTEFVFQAAVPKTFQLQLLSPSSNIVPALNQGSVTQVIRVLNPQKQQLRMRVKLTYTHKGSPVQDLAEVNNFPPQSWQ